The Meriones unguiculatus strain TT.TT164.6M chromosome 3, Bangor_MerUng_6.1, whole genome shotgun sequence genomic sequence agaggaactgaaTTTGGTTCCCTCTACCACTATTAGACTGTTACAGGGAACCTGAtacactcttctggccttcacaggtcAGCACACAtggcaaatgcacacacacacacacacacacatcagatggCAGATGTGGCCTGAAACTTTTCACAAGTTCATTTAAAGTCTTTGAAAATGGCACAACTTTCATGTGTCTCCTTGTATTTCATGACATCTGAGGGCTCTCTGCTCAAGACAGCCTTGAAACTATAGGTAAGCTACCACCCGCTCATCCAACTCAGTGCTCAAATGTCCTGAGAGCCTAAAGTTGGTCCAGCAGTCTATGGTCAATGCTGAATTAGAGAGCTAGGCAAAGAAACTTTCTGTCTCTGACCCAGGAGGGCAGCTCAGCAGGTCAAGTCACTCTCTGCTCTCCAAGGACTTGTTGCCAACAACCTGACTTTGATCCTTggcacccacatagtggaaggagagaaatgactcccacagcttgctcttcagtctccatgtgcattcACACATGCCCCCACAGAATAACgtaatacaaaattttaaagacatttaggagccaggcactgtggcacatgtctttaagtccagcagtggggaggcagaggaaggcagatctgtgaatctgaggccagccatCTACTCAAGAGTTCTGGGAGAGCCACgtagactgtctcaaaagaataaatgaatgaatgaatggaaatcctttcttagaaaattatttGGTAGATAGTTATGAACAAAGGTTACCTCATAGTGTCTTATCCCTGTTCCTCATCATCCACTTTCTTCACAATAGCTTTGTGGCTCTGGTAATTATTTCACTAGCTCATCACCTTCATTTCCTTATTTGACTGAGGACAAACAATGGGTCTTATACATACAAATGCAAGCATattgcctggtctacaaagggagctctaggacaactagggctatgtacagagacactgtctcaaaaacaaacagcaaaacccAATCAACCATCAAAAAACCCACCTTTTATTTACACTTATTGGCTACATAACTATGGTAGTCTATTTTATTCCCTtccaagtttatttttaattcaggGTTAGGTTACTGATGTTCATTTGGCCTAGAGACTTCTGGTCTGTCTTTCACTCATGATGCCTCAGTCATCTTTCAAAGCCAGAAAacaccttctgtggcctcccCTGATTTTTCACATACCTTGAACACATTTCTCCATGTTACCAACTGCCAATTATTGCCAatactgggaaggttgagattcCCCAGGACACTTGGGTAGACTGTTGGCTGGCAAACCACCTGCACCCAGCCTCTTCTAGAACTATGAGGCAGTACTGTGGTCGGCGCTCGCAATGTGGGGAGGCACCTCAGAGCTTGCTCTCCCCTAGCCCTCTTCTAGTCAGGAAAGCAGCCTAACACATAAAACCTGCACATGCCATTCTGCACGTCTGCATACTTTCTTGAAGaacggttctcaacctgtgggttgtgattCCTTTGGCAAAGCTCTATCtccaaaaacatttacattatgattcataattgTAGCAAGATTACacttataaagtagcaacaaaaataactttatggttttGGGGGTGTGTGTCACCAAAACATGAAGAACCAAATTGAAGGGTCTCAGCAGTAGGAAGGTAGAGAACCACTATGTAAACTACCTTTTCTTCTGGATTTGtcaaattttgctgggtataagaCTTGAGATTTGGCATAACAACACGTTTGTTATCTTTTTCCATAGAGGGTGAGGGAGGAAGACCATGGGTTtacggccagcctgggctacatagtaagactctgtctctaaCAATAACATGCTATGTACTTTAAAAACAGCTAGAAAAGTTCAACAAAGTGATGAAATATTTTAGGTGAGCTTTTCACTCCTGAGCATTTCATATGATACATGCATCAAAacatattatattgtattttataaatatatgtaattatatgccACTTGAAACCAgtgggactggcaagatggctcagtagtaaaaGGCGCTTTGGGCCAATCCTGACAACCCGATTTTGATCTCAGACTAAGACTGCAGAAGAACAGAATACTCCaacttgttctctgacctcacACAAGTATTGTAGCACGCATGCTacctgtaccacacacacacacgacaacaACTATCCCATAAGGTAGCTTCACTTACACACACCTGATCTGATAGGAACTGAGGTAAAAATCTATGCACCCTCAAAACCAGAAGGCACCAGAACACCTGTCCCTTTTCTCTGTGGTAGGACAACACCCTGAGGCAGTCTTTAGTCCCAAACATTTGTCAACACATCACACAGACGTCCCACCTATACAActcaacaaaaatttatttttaaaaggtaaagaaAGCTTTATACATcctttataaaacaaacattccAGACTTAGAATTAAGCAATGAGTATTCAATATTATAAAGCTGTTTATAACAGGGGTTTTAAGTAGTGGTAACATTTAACCTATGCAAAAATGTCATAGAATTCAGATCATGACTCGGATCTTCAGTGATTCAAGTACTATGGTCTCACTCACAAGGGTTTGGTCAGTTTTAAGATAAATGCTTTAAATGTAGTGTCCATAAGTCCTTAACTACCACTGCTCATCACTTCACGCTAGGGTAGCTGGCTGCAGTGGCAAGTCCACAGTGGTTGTTCCTGTCTTTGGCTATTTTGATGTAGCCTTCCATACCCCATTCAGGGCCCCAGCTGAAAGAGATTCAAGGAAATATAACAGTGATTAATAATACTTAAAAACAGGACTGTACTTACCACGGGTGCTCTAAGacctacacataaaatacacaGAGTCCATCTCTGTGGGTCTTTAACTGCAGAAGCTGGAGGCTGACGCTGgtgctttcccttctctttctcttcctttttcgaGCTAGGGTTTcccactgaacctagagctcacagGGCCCCTACCTAGAACTGAGTTCAGTACTATGTTGCAGTTCGTGGCTTTATGTGAGTGTCAGGGATTCAAACATAGGTCCTCATGACTAAGTGGCaagtactttatccactgagtgATGATGGCCCCAGCCCCTCacttattttgaggcagggttttgtgTAGCAAAGGTTAACATCACCAATTCTCTAAAAGCATGACGCTGAATTCTTGACCCTTCTACTTGCACTGTTGGGATCTGGGCACGCACCACCACGCCAGGTTGTATggagtgctggggactgaggcCAGGGCAGTGcacattctaggcaagcactttactacaCTTTAATTTGTTACAGCCTTAGCACCCTCAGGTTTTAGGAGGAAAATGAGGTAAACTAGGATTTTAACAGAACACTGTCTTTATATTCTGTTATATTCTATCTCAATGAAAGGCATTCAGTTGTAAAAACTAATCCTGACAGACTTTAAGACTTCTGAGCGCAGATAGCAAAACGCAAACACTGGAACACACACAAGCTCTAATTTCTGCTTGCTAACCCCTGTTGAAAACTAGAGAAAGGCAAAGTAGGTGGAAATCAGATAGCCTTACTGAAAATTTGGAGCCAAATTTGGAAAATTCAGCATTACAGATATGTATAAGTCTCCTCAACTTACATCAGAATCTTAAACACAAATCTTTCACTCTAAATGAGAAAGGCTTCTaggattttaaaatgtaaacatttgtgGACTTGCATTTAAACACTGACACCACACAAAAGAATTctcttttcaatttaaaaatctaaCATTTAGTCTTTTACCTGTTCTTGACAAGCCAAAATTTATTCTTATTTGAATCTGTTCCTTCAAATCCATAGCCAACCACCAGAACCCCGTGGTCCAGGTCCTTGCTGCTACAGTTGGGTTCATAGTAGATACCTGGCAGTTACATGTACAATGAGTGAAAGGTTCCAGTCACCATAGGACAGAGAGACCCACCCTATTCCCCACAAAATGTCACACAGCTCAAATTTTGCAGAAGACACTAGTCAGAAAATAATCCTGGCTGTGTGTGGTACACACCTCAATATCTGCACTTGAGAGCTAGacaggtctctgagttccaggccagccagggtgacacagtgaaatcctatcttggtatttgagacagggttttatatAGTTCAAGCTGCTCTCTACCTTGCTACATAGCCAAGGATAGGCTTgagctgatcctcctgcctctgcctcctaagtgttgagattacagaaaTGGACCATCATGCCTGGTTCATGTGGTGCTCAGATCAAAGTAGGGCTTGAAAAATGGTGGTTAAcactatcaactgagctacatcgtTATTCCCTTAAGAACAAATTCTAGTGTTTGAAAGCCTGTGGTGACATGATCCATACTCTAGCCAGCACACCAATAACCATAACCCCCGCTACTCATAAACCTAAAGAAAAACATTATTGTCAGGCAAtcactccttctttctctcctccccctacATCTGCATCACAGGTTCTTTTATGTCCTAACTATAGCagtaaaaaaaaaccttttggaAAAAGATTCAGCTGTTGGAGAAGAGTTAAGTAAATTAGGTTCTATGTAGAATACTTcataatatttaaagaactatttcagatggtgaggtggctcagtaggtaaaggtgcttgttaaTAAGGCTCAGGGCTGGAGCTTGATTTTGGGGCCACACACTGGGTAAAAAAATGGCTCCTGCCAGTCCTCCagtctccacatgcatgcataacTGCAGTAGAAAACTAAAAAAAGgagggtgctggagaggtggctcagtggttatgtgTGCTCACTGTTCAAGACCCAAATTAGTTGCTTACAATCACCTTTTAGTCTAGCTCCAGGGGGTCTGCTGCTTCAGGACCCTGAGGACACCAGCATACACACCTGTCCCTCTCCTCCAACATAATTAAATCATCACCAAAGTTGGGGTGGCAGTGATTCTGACAATTACCTGATTCATAGAACTGTATAGTTGGGTGGCTTGCATCCATTGCGGCAGAAATAGGCCCCACGGTTGCCACAGCCTTCATGAGGGCCCTTTCTTCTTGAGGGATATCCACGAATCCCGTGTCATTAGCCACAGCAAACTCAGGTTTGTATTTACAGGATCCATCCTTTGAAAGTTAAAGGACAGAGTTGATCACAACCTTTTAGAACATGagttctagaaaacaaaaaacaaaaaaaaaaaccctactctGATTTGTAGCTCACAATGTCAGGTCAATACTAAAAAACCATCCCTTGAAATAGAATGCTGTTAGTTACCCACTaattatcaaccctgaaacacaCATCTGGTaatgtttcttttcctgaaaacAAAGCTGGAATGAAACAAACCAATACCTTTGCTTCATAGGGATAGGAGTCCCCTGAGTCCAGACCTCCATTTTCCTTAATATACTGGTAAGCATAATCCATCAGGCCACCATTGCAGCCCTGATTGCCTTGAGGTCGAGAACAGTCCACAAGGTTCTGTTCACTCAGGGAGATCAGTTGACCAGTCTTAAGGAACATCTGTCCTTCTAGGCACCCCGTTGCGCTAAAAGCCCAACAGGAACCACATTGGCCCtgaagagagaaaaggtgagtggTTTATAAAGATTGCTAACAGCTTTTATATATgcatacttttttgtttgtttgtttgtttgttttttgagacaaggtttctcggtgtagccctggctgtcctggaactcaagctGTAGACAgagctagcttcaaactcagagaccccccccctctgcttcccaagcactgggTTTAAAGGAGTGTGCCCTGCCTGGCATactttaaaaagacagaaaacaggaagcTGGGTGGGCAATGCATGCCCACATTCATTTGGAAGATTAAGACAAGAAGATTCTGGGCTTGAAGCCAGGCTGGGCTGTTTCATTCATACTCAAATGTATAAGATACCAAGGATGTATAAGATACCAAGGAGCAGACAGAACAAAACACTGTGGGGTCAAGAGGGAACAGAGGGTCACATGAGGCTTGGCTCTCCCACTAAAACAGTTGATgctgctggggaaaaaaaaaatcattctctaTAGCGATGTTGTCAGTGTTAAGCTGTCCACGCTCTGGTGGGTGGATAGCTATGTCACCTACGCCCATGGCAGGCTGGGTGGCCCTCGCTAAACTACGTGggctacaaaacaaaaataaatgagggtgggatggggacTGGTTGGGGGGGTGGCGGCCACAGGTTGGTGTGGTTGAGGGATAGAAAACTGTCAATAAAAGTAATAATGAACTGGCATGTCACACCACATCATAGCAAAACAAACTCCAGTTCTTTAATGGCCTTTCTGTGGGAGAAGAAAGGTATGAACCAGGCATGGTCACACCTGATTCTTTCTGGGGGAAGGGTTAGGTGtgttatgtatgtgtttatagtctgtgtatatgtgtaccaaAGGCCAACCTTAGGTACCGTTCCACTATCTgccttgtttctgagacaggctctctcactttTACCTAGAATTGATTGAGCCAGGCTGGGAGGCTGGTAATCCCACCTTGCCTTGGCTCCTACTTGCTGGCATTGTAAGTGCTACCCCActgacacacactctctctcccccatctctcttccAAGTGTGgactctggggattgaactcgagTCCTCGAGTTGCTTGTACAAATGAGACTTCTCCCGGCCACCATACCTGATTtttcacaggagtcacacaaCCTTTTTCTCTCCAGTCCACAGACTTGGGGGCCTGAAACAGCAGAGGTTCTTGAAACATCTTCCCCTTCTTGTGCTTCTGGTGCTGATAGCCATTCACCACCTGCCTGAACTCCTCATTGGTCTTCCAGGAAATGCAAGAAAGTTGAAAAGGTGAGACAGTTTTGTAAAAAGGAGATGGAGGGTAAGGTACAGAGAGTTGTCAACTCACCATGTCACCGAAGGCGTTCATCTGCATGGTGAAGCCGTGCTTCCCCTCACTGTATTCCCCGTTGTGCAGCCGGATCATTCTCATGTTCTTCTCCC encodes the following:
- the Ctsv gene encoding cathepsin L2 isoform X2; its protein translation is MNLLLLLAALCLGTTLATPKFDQTLTAEWHQWKSTHRRLYGTNEEEWRRAVWEKNMRMIRLHNGEYSEGKHGFTMQMNAFGDMTNEEFRQVVNGYQHQKHKKGKMFQEPLLFQAPKSVDWREKGCVTPVKNQGQCGSCWAFSATGCLEGQMFLKTGQLISLSEQNLVDCSRPQGNQGCNGGLMDYAYQYIKENGGLDSGDSYPYEAKDGSCKYKPEFAVANDTGFVDIPQEERALMKAVATVGPISAAMDASHPTIQFYESAGALNGVWKATSK
- the Ctsv gene encoding cathepsin L2 isoform X1, which codes for MNLLLLLAALCLGTTLATPKFDQTLTAEWHQWKSTHRRLYGTNEEEWRRAVWEKNMRMIRLHNGEYSEGKHGFTMQMNAFGDMTNEEFRQVVNGYQHQKHKKGKMFQEPLLFQAPKSVDWREKGCVTPVKNQGQCGSCWAFSATGCLEGQMFLKTGQLISLSEQNLVDCSRPQGNQGCNGGLMDYAYQYIKENGGLDSGDSYPYEAKDGSCKYKPEFAVANDTGFVDIPQEERALMKAVATVGPISAAMDASHPTIQFYESGIYYEPNCSSKDLDHGVLVVGYGFEGTDSNKNKFWLVKNSWGPEWGMEGYIKIAKDRNNHCGLATAASYPSVK